From Pseudomonas alcaligenes, a single genomic window includes:
- a CDS encoding enoyl-CoA hydratase: MTTAIEAYKPGVFDLTHKITVEKHGHTALITLNHPPANTWDRDSLIGLKQLVEHLNRDDDIYALVVTGQGSKFFSAGADLNLFADGDKARAREMARRFGEAFEALRDFRGVSIAAINGYAMGGGLECALACDIRIAERQAQMALPEATVGLLPCAGGTQHLPWLVGEGWAKRMILCGERLDAETALRIGLVEQVVDSGEARGTALLLAAKVARQSPVAVRTIKPLIQGARQRGPNTWLPEERERFVDLFDADDTREGVNAFLEKRDAQWRNK, translated from the coding sequence ATGACCACTGCCATCGAAGCCTACAAACCCGGGGTTTTCGACCTGACCCACAAGATCACCGTGGAGAAGCACGGCCACACCGCGCTGATCACCCTCAACCACCCGCCGGCCAACACCTGGGATCGCGACTCGCTGATCGGCCTCAAGCAGCTGGTCGAGCACCTCAACCGCGACGACGACATCTACGCCCTGGTGGTGACTGGCCAGGGCAGCAAGTTCTTCAGCGCCGGTGCCGACCTCAACCTATTCGCCGACGGTGACAAGGCCCGCGCCCGCGAGATGGCACGGCGCTTCGGTGAAGCCTTCGAGGCCCTGCGCGATTTCCGCGGCGTATCGATTGCCGCGATCAACGGCTACGCCATGGGCGGCGGCCTGGAGTGCGCGCTGGCCTGCGATATCCGCATCGCCGAGCGCCAGGCGCAGATGGCCCTGCCGGAAGCCACCGTAGGTCTGCTGCCCTGCGCCGGCGGCACCCAGCACCTGCCCTGGCTGGTCGGTGAAGGCTGGGCCAAGCGCATGATCCTCTGCGGCGAGCGCCTCGACGCCGAAACCGCCCTGCGCATCGGCCTGGTCGAGCAGGTGGTGGACAGCGGCGAAGCCCGTGGCACCGCCCTGCTGCTGGCGGCCAAGGTGGCGCGGCAGAGCCCGGTGGCGGTGCGCACCATCAAGCCGCTGATTCAGGGCGCCCGCCAGCGCGGGCCGAATACCTGGCTGCCGGAAGAGCGCGAGCGCTTCGTCGACCTGTTCGACGCCGACGACACCCGCGAAGGGGTCAATGCCTTCCTCGAGAAACGCGACGCCCAGTGGCGCAATAAATAA
- a CDS encoding acyl-CoA dehydrogenase family protein: MDFELSDEQRLLVHSAGAFAARELAPHAADWDRDHHFPVEVIKRAAAQGYLALYIKEEDGGLGLSRLSSSLIFEQLSAGCIATTAFLTIHNMASWMLASFGDAALKEAWLPRLTSGELLASYCLTEPDAGSDAARLRTRAKRDGDEYVLDGSKCFISGAGSTDVLIVMARTGEDGAKGVSCFLVPGDAPGVKYGRNELKMGWRAQPTRTITFENVRIPAGNRIGPEGQGFVYAMKGLDGGRINIASCSLGAAQAALEQSLRYVEERKQFGKALSEFQALQFKLADMLTDLTASRQMVRLAAHKLDHAHAEASLYCAMAKRFATDHCFTLCNEALQLHGGYGYLNDYPLERWVRDSRVHQILEGTNEIMRVIIARRLLEQGGMLDRLL, from the coding sequence ATGGATTTTGAACTGAGCGACGAACAACGCCTGCTGGTGCACAGCGCCGGCGCCTTTGCCGCGCGCGAGCTGGCACCCCATGCCGCGGACTGGGATCGCGATCATCACTTCCCGGTCGAGGTGATCAAGCGTGCGGCCGCCCAGGGCTACCTGGCCCTGTACATCAAGGAAGAAGACGGCGGCCTGGGCCTGTCGCGGCTGTCCAGCTCGCTGATCTTCGAGCAACTGTCCGCCGGCTGCATCGCCACCACGGCGTTCCTGACCATCCACAACATGGCCTCGTGGATGCTTGCCTCGTTCGGCGATGCCGCGCTCAAGGAGGCCTGGCTGCCGCGTTTGACCAGTGGCGAGCTGCTGGCTTCCTACTGCCTGACCGAACCGGACGCCGGCTCCGACGCCGCACGCCTGCGCACCCGCGCCAAGCGCGACGGCGACGAGTACGTGCTGGATGGCAGCAAGTGCTTTATCTCCGGTGCTGGCAGTACGGACGTATTGATCGTCATGGCGCGCACCGGCGAGGACGGCGCCAAGGGCGTGTCCTGCTTCCTGGTGCCGGGCGATGCACCGGGGGTGAAGTACGGGCGCAACGAACTGAAGATGGGCTGGCGCGCCCAGCCGACCCGCACCATCACCTTCGAGAACGTGCGCATCCCGGCCGGCAATCGCATCGGCCCGGAAGGCCAGGGCTTCGTCTATGCCATGAAGGGCCTGGACGGCGGCCGCATCAATATCGCCAGCTGCTCGCTGGGCGCGGCCCAGGCGGCGCTGGAACAGAGCCTGCGCTACGTCGAGGAGCGCAAGCAGTTCGGCAAGGCGCTCAGCGAATTCCAGGCCCTGCAGTTCAAGCTGGCCGACATGCTCACCGACCTCACCGCCAGCCGGCAGATGGTGCGCCTGGCCGCGCACAAGCTCGATCACGCCCACGCCGAGGCCAGCCTGTACTGCGCCATGGCCAAGCGCTTCGCCACCGACCACTGCTTCACCCTGTGCAACGAGGCGCTGCAGCTGCACGGCGGCTACGGCTACCTCAACGACTACCCGCTGGAGCGCTGGGTGCGCGACAGCCGGGTGCACCAGATACTCGAAGGCACCAACGAGATCATGCGGGTGATCATCGCCCGCCGCCTGCTGGAACAGGGCGGCATGCTTGATCGCCTGTTGTAG
- a CDS encoding enoyl-CoA hydratase/isomerase family protein: MNVHFEERPGLHGYRIGIASLDAEKSLNALTLPMIEALDARLRAWAADPTIACVLLRGNGPKAFCAGGDVVQLVQQCREHPGEVPPLARRFFADEYRLDHLIHSYPKPLLCWAHGHVLGGGMGLMQGASVRIVTPSSRLGMPEINIGLYPDVGGSWFLARLPGRLGLFLGLTASGINARDALDLNLADRFLRDDQQELLLAGLVQMNWQEQAPAQLTSLLRALEQDARADLPQAQWLPRRERIDGLLDVADLPGAWHALSTLQGDSDLPLARAAKTLAEGCPLTAHLVWEQIQRARHLSLGEVFRMEYAMSLNCCRHPEFPEGVRARLIDKDQAPKWHWADVASIPAAVIEAHFAPLWEGPHPLADL, encoded by the coding sequence ATGAATGTGCATTTCGAAGAACGCCCCGGCCTGCACGGCTACCGCATCGGCATCGCCAGCCTGGATGCGGAGAAGAGCCTCAACGCCCTGACCCTGCCGATGATCGAGGCGCTGGATGCCCGCCTGCGCGCCTGGGCCGCCGATCCGACCATCGCCTGTGTGCTGCTGCGCGGCAACGGGCCCAAGGCCTTCTGCGCCGGCGGCGACGTGGTGCAGCTAGTGCAGCAATGCCGCGAGCATCCCGGCGAGGTGCCCCCCCTGGCGCGGCGTTTCTTCGCCGACGAATACCGCCTCGACCACCTCATCCACAGCTACCCGAAACCGCTGCTGTGCTGGGCCCACGGCCATGTGCTGGGCGGCGGCATGGGGCTGATGCAGGGCGCCAGCGTGCGCATCGTCACGCCGAGCAGCCGCCTGGGCATGCCGGAGATCAACATCGGCCTGTACCCGGATGTCGGCGGCAGCTGGTTCCTCGCCCGCCTGCCGGGCAGGCTCGGCCTGTTCCTCGGCCTGACGGCCAGCGGCATCAACGCCCGCGACGCCCTCGACCTCAACCTGGCCGACCGCTTCCTGCGCGACGACCAGCAGGAACTGCTGCTCGCAGGCCTGGTGCAGATGAACTGGCAGGAGCAGGCTCCGGCCCAGCTCACCAGCCTGCTGCGCGCCCTGGAACAGGACGCCCGCGCCGACCTGCCGCAGGCCCAGTGGCTGCCGCGCCGCGAGCGCATCGATGGGCTGCTCGACGTCGCCGACCTGCCCGGCGCCTGGCACGCCCTCAGCACTCTGCAGGGCGACAGCGACCTGCCCCTGGCACGCGCCGCCAAGACCCTGGCCGAGGGCTGCCCGCTCACCGCGCATCTGGTCTGGGAGCAGATCCAGCGCGCCAGGCACCTGTCGCTGGGCGAAGTATTCCGCATGGAATATGCGATGAGCCTGAACTGCTGCCGCCACCCGGAATTTCCCGAAGGCGTGCGCGCCCGCCTGATCGACAAGGATCAGGCGCCGAAGTGGCACTGGGCAGACGTGGCAAGCATTCCCGCAGCGGTGATCGAGGCGCACTTCGCGCCGCTGTGGGAAGGCCCGCACCCGCTGGCCGATCTCTAA
- the mmsB gene encoding 3-hydroxyisobutyrate dehydrogenase, with product MTQIAFIGLGHMGLPMARNLLKAGQRLKVFDLVQAAVDELVAEGASPASSAADAVRDATVVISMLPASRHVEGLYLGDGGLLAQIVPGSLVLECSTIAPDAARKVHAAAAARGIGMLDAPVSGGTAGAAAGTLTFMVGGKAEALEKARPILAAMGKNIFHAGPDGAGQVAKVCNNQLLAVQMIGTAEAMALGVASGLDPAVLAEIMRQSSGGNWTLEKYNPWPGVMENAPASKGYSGGFMAELMAKDLGLAQEAAQATASSTPMGALALQLYRLLLKQGNGKLDFSAVQKLFVE from the coding sequence ATGACCCAGATCGCCTTTATCGGCCTCGGCCACATGGGCCTGCCCATGGCCCGCAACCTGCTCAAGGCCGGCCAACGCCTCAAAGTCTTCGACCTGGTGCAGGCTGCCGTCGACGAACTGGTGGCCGAAGGCGCCAGCCCGGCCAGCAGCGCCGCCGATGCGGTGCGCGATGCCACGGTGGTGATCAGCATGCTGCCGGCCAGCCGGCATGTCGAAGGGCTGTACCTGGGCGATGGCGGCCTGCTCGCCCAGATAGTCCCCGGCAGCCTGGTGCTGGAATGCTCGACCATCGCCCCGGACGCGGCACGCAAGGTGCACGCGGCAGCCGCCGCCCGCGGCATCGGCATGCTCGATGCGCCGGTATCGGGCGGCACCGCCGGCGCCGCCGCCGGCACCCTGACCTTCATGGTCGGCGGCAAGGCGGAGGCCCTGGAAAAGGCCCGGCCGATCCTCGCCGCGATGGGCAAGAACATCTTCCACGCCGGCCCGGATGGCGCCGGCCAGGTGGCCAAGGTGTGCAACAACCAACTACTCGCCGTGCAGATGATCGGCACCGCCGAGGCCATGGCCCTGGGCGTGGCCAGCGGCCTCGATCCGGCGGTGCTGGCGGAGATCATGCGGCAGAGCTCCGGCGGCAACTGGACGCTGGAGAAGTACAACCCCTGGCCCGGGGTGATGGAAAACGCGCCGGCCAGCAAGGGTTACAGCGGCGGCTTTATGGCCGAGCTGATGGCCAAGGATCTCGGCCTGGCCCAGGAGGCCGCCCAGGCCACCGCCAGCAGCACGCCGATGGGCGCCCTGGCCCTGCAGCTGTACCGTCTGTTGCTCAAACAGGGCAATGGCAAGCTGGACTTCTCGGCAGTGCAGAAGCTGTTTGTCGAATAG